The Nymphaea colorata isolate Beijing-Zhang1983 chromosome 7, ASM883128v2, whole genome shotgun sequence DNA window aatcagaaaaatttaaaaataataaattcttcacataaaacatgttttaaataatgatagacttattattgctataaacttacgcgttcatcattcatagacatcaaaattcataacaatataattTAACAaagcataagccataaagtgataaaacattcaagtgttcaacaaccatagattcataactcttaagttgttcaatacatataaaataagttgttcaatacatataaaatgaaaggaCTCTTGACTTGGCTCTCATTCAtgatcattcataatcttcatcatcttcatcttcattgtcaagaattggaagatcctcaccaacatattcagcaccagcagtagcagactctccttcatcaacaaagccctctgttgcttcagcttcaagtttgaagcattcaagatcttcatcatcaaatattgtagctggttcttcctcaatccatggctccagatcgtcaaagttttccaagctgataggatcgaactgagatgtgtgcttccttgctgatgttttttgtaattctctacgttaaataagagaaaacttgttaatacataatttcatataaatatattgtacaaaaaatgtaaacattaagctatattacctttgtttcaacctcatattatatcgaacaaagacaaggtcattcaaccttttatgttcgagcttATTCCTTTTTTTACTATGGATACGTTGGAACACACTCCaattcctttcgcatccactagcactacatgtctggctgaggactttgattgcaaaacgtgctagttttggacaatcaaacccatacctattccaccacaaatctaaacaaaaatataacaaatcaatgtgaaagttataaaagaatcaaatgtaacaaatgcaaagtaaattaaacatttctatgtatttacctggacgcatggttGTCCTCGCTAGAACGACGACAGATTGTCGCATGTTCCGaaacaagtatcatatagatccaactcattgtgcacaacatCTTGTTCTCTAGAATATGCCACTAACACGCtaatacaatccaacaaactatgcatgacttctctatccttcttaaatgtaggagaatcTAATTGCAagatttagatagtaagctgctgcatgaagaggctgatgaagctgtccagtccaccttttatctataatcttctaTATgagcatatataactttttctttcctttcaagttgtctcgaattgcctcttttgttTTATCCATAAGCTCATATAAGTACCTTATGGAAGGTCTATCCTCGCTGTCAGCTAACCTGAGAACTTTAACTAATGGAACgcaaaccttcaatagcttcacccatgattcccaaaattcgttattaaatACAATGTCCACAACTAaaaaagcatttcttttatgagcatgtagATATGCAACtcattcttcactagcgaacatccgcctcaaaggagttctttgtttcatcaTACTCTGCAattgcacagtcaatacatttgtggcaaatctagtttgtgaaggtcgtattaattcaactccttttgtaaactttctcatcagactcaatacatatgcatgattataaataaattttgttacctcttgacattggtcaatggctgatttcatatcatgtaTCTCactaagatcttgaagcattagattaacacaatgagtgacacatgaactccaataaaatgttatatACTTTTGAAATGACAAATCTCTTgtagctctataatttgcagcattatctgtaataaactgtataatgtttgcaggtccaacttcttgtacgatcaaaaacattgaacaaaatctcaacaGTCTTaagaacatcagacaagtcaagagatttcaagaacattatacctttagggcaataaccaaaaaaatttacaagtgttcttgaccttgtatcagtccatccatctgacataatggagcaacttgtttccttccaacataatttcaactcatcgcaatgttcagacacttctttgacAGTATCATTAAGAATTTtgcccctcaactgatgatatgatggcattttgaatccgggacctatagaagcaattgcatctgccatggtttggaattgaaaagaattagctgcattaaatggaatacatgcatcataaaaccatttctctaccatcttttgtgcatgatataccatatctttagatgtcatagcaacACGAATCTACAACTGACCACCTGGACTagtatatgaaggaaaaaagctcttaatagaaccaacactagacctaccagtaggaactctaccactaggtggtcgcataccacgcctaGGCCTAATATCTGTTgtgtctcttctcttccttcccgctatgccagatcgacctccttcatacatgatccattttcctctacgatctctaccttCTTGTATCTtcttttgacgtaaagcatgaagcatatctaaacattgttgacgcacaaatggaggcaaaagtttgtttggtcctccaacacattAAGAcacatctttggaggtccctgctaaatggtgtttcattctactaatccctcccgaaaatgtattcccacaaaagctacatttgagtttcaagcggtcattctccttcaccctttcgcaccattgccatgtaggatccatatcttcaaaaaaaaaaacgaaatcctatggtaaacttaatgaaaaacattcaaaatctttcaatctacgatTCTACGataaaaaattatgtacatatggtaaaaacatgagatttcataccttacaaagaaaaaatgaagaaaacccctttcctcccaacgaaaatcaaccacccacgcacaaatcgaccccttaatcttcgatttctcggtgaaaatcaactttttgatggtgaaaatggacGATCGTCATCCTTGACGGCAATATCCAAgcgtgagaaatgaagaacagagggtttctttcaaaaagaagtcgaataagtaggtctcgaGTGGGTTTTTGCGAAATCAACCTGTAttgcacgatacgtgcgatacaatAACGATACACCCCCgatttacgatacgggggtgtatcgtaccgtattttcaaaatgatacggtacgtattgtacgatacgggcccgtatcgtatgatacggtacgtattgtacgatacgggcccgtatcgtacgatacgggcccgtattgtacgatacgggctcgtatcgtacgatacgtacaacactggtttaCCTACGTAAACTCAGTATAGGTGTTTAGGccaatgttgtacgtatcgtacgatacggccccgtatcgtacgatacgtatcgtctcttacgatacgtatcgtctcgTTTGAAAGaaacggtacgatacaccccccgtatcgtaaaaagGAGGTGTAtcggccctgtatcgcacgtattgtacgatacggggcctctatcgtacgatacggggcctgtatcgtacgatacggggcgatacaccccgtatcgtacgatacaggctaaaaacgcaaaagggggcccgagacctacttattcggcttctttttgaaaattttctttcgtTCTTCATTTATAACGCTTGGATAGTGCCGTGAGGGAGGGCAATCGTTCATTTTCACggtgaaaaacttgattttcatcgtcaaatcgaagattaaggggTTGATTTGTGTGTGGGTGCTTGATTTTCGTCGGAAGGAAAggagttttcttcatttcagacatttcttcttcgtaaggtatgaaatctcatattcttaccatgtatttttaattttttactggataatcgtagattggaagactttgagtgtttttcattaagtttactaTAGGATTTCGTCtctttttttgaagatatggatcctacatggcaatggtgcgaaagggtgaaagagaataaccgcttgaaactcaaatgtggcttctgtaggaatacattttcaggagggattattagaatgaaacaccatttgacagggacctccaaagatgcgtctccttgtgttggagggccaaacaaacctttgcctccatttgtgcgtcaacaatgtttagatatgtttcatgctttacgtcaaaagagaatacaaaaagaaattgaagatgcatatgtaggctataatgtgcctttggaagatgaagaagaagatgaagaagcttatgaatgtgatgatgaagacgatagcagtctaagaacagatttcaagacctcaagaggtagagatcgtagaggaaaagggattatgtatgaaggagctcgatctggcataacgggaaggaagagaagaggcacaacagatattagtgccaggcgtggtatgcgaccacatagtggtagagttcctactggtaggtctagtgttggctctattaagagttttttcccaTCATATATAAGCCCAtgtggtcagccgcagattcgtgctgctatgacatctaaagatatgctatatcatgcacaaaagcaggtagggaaatagttttatgatgcatgtattccatttaatgcagctaattcttgtcaattccaagccatggcagatgcaattgcttctataggccccgaattcaaaatgtcatcatatcatcagttgaagggcaaaattcttcaggatacagtcaaagaagtgtctgagcattgcgatgagttgaaattatgttggaaggaaacatgttgctccattatgtcagatggttggactgatacaaggtcaagaacacttgtaaattttcttgtttattgccctaaaggtacaatgttcttgaaatctcttgacttgtctgatgttcctaagactgctgagattttattcaatgtttttgataatgtcgtacaagaagttgggcctgcaaacattgtacagtttattacagataatgttGCAcattatagagctgcaggagatttgttatttcaaaagtatataacattttattggagtccatgtgtcactcattgtgttaatctaatgcttcaagatcttaatgagatgcatgatatgaaatcagccattgaccaatgtcaagaggtaacaaaatttatctataatcttgcatatgtattgagtttgatgagaaaatttacaaaaggagttgaattaatacgacctgcacaaactagatttgccacatatgtattgactgtgcagattgtggtgaaacaaagaactcctttgaggcagatgtttgctagtgaagaatgggctgcatatctacatgctcataaaagaaatgcttctttagttgtggatattatattcaataacgtattttgggaatcatgtgtgaagctattgaaggtttgtgttccattagttaaggtTTTCAGGTTGGCTGACAGCGAGGATAGACCTTCCATAGagtacttatatgaggctatggacaaagcaaaagaggcaattcgagacaacttaaaaaaaaaaaaaaaaagttatatatactcatatggaagattatagataaaaggtggactggacagcttcatcaacttcttcatgCAACAACttattatctaaatcctgcaattagattttctcctacatttaagaaggacagagaagtcatgcatggtttgttagattgtattaatgtgttagtggaagattctatagaacaagatgttgtgcacaatgagttggatctatatgatagttgttttcggaacatgggACTACATGCcgccgttcgagccaggacaacgatgcgtccaggtaaatacatagaaatttttaatttactttgcatttgttacatttgattcttttaaaactttcacattgatttgttatatttttgtttagatttgtggtggaataggtatgggtttgattgtccaaacctagcacgttttgcagtcAAAGTCCTCAGTCAGACATGCaatgctagtggatgcgaaaggaactggagtgtgttccaacatatccatagcaaaaaaaggaataggctcgaacataaaaggttgaatgaccttgtctttgttcgatataatatgaggttgaaacaaaggtaatatagacatatagcttaattaatgtttacattttttgtacaatatatttatatgaaattatatactaacaagttttctcttatttaatgtagagaattagaaaaatcattagcaaggaagcacacatctcagttcgatccaatcagcttggaaaattttaacaatctagagccatggattgaagaagaaccaactacaatatttgataatgaagatcttgaatgcttcaaccttgaagctgaagcaacataatgctttgttgatgaaggagagtttgctactgctggtgctggtgctgaatatgttggtgaagatcttccaattcttgacgatgaagatgaagaagaagaagatgaagatgatgaagattatgaatgatgaatcatgaatgagagtcaagtcaagagtgctttcattttatatgtatcaaaaacttaagagttatgaatctatggttgttgaacacttgattgaatgttttatgactttatcactttatggcttatggccttatgctttattgaatgatattgttatgaattttgatgtttatgaatgatgaacgcataagtttatagcaataataagtctatcattatctcaaacatgttttctatgaacaatttattatttttaatttttttttattttttatgaattttccgatttttttaaaaaaaattctgatttattaataatttttttaaaaaaattacgataCTGTTACGATACGTTaagatacggcgtatcttaaaacCCGGCCAATACGGCTTatgatacgcgttttacaacattggtttagGCTACCATCGAAGTCCTAGGTAGAAAGCTGAGTGCACTATTAACTATAAGTTCTAGAAGCCCATCCAAGTTTTCAGTACATGTGATTCCCAATTCTACGAAAAAGATGAAACCTAAACGTAGGTATGGTAACCCATacaaagactacaagtgctgaGAAACATCTCATGAAAATGCAGCATCTTGAACCATACTGACCATGAATAGTCCTTAAAATGGTAGATTTCATAATCTCTTTGGTTATATTCAGGATGGACTTAGATCTTACAAACATACATGTTCATCAACTTTCAGAGACATACTTGACATAAACATTTCGACCTATCCTAGGTCAACCCATCCTTGTAGGAAGGGTTCCAGGATCTCCTTACCTTGTGTTTTACAACCACCTCTCTGAAAGTTCTAGTGATTCGCCTCAATAGAAACCCCAAACCACCTAATGGTCGTTCCAGTCTAGATAACGGGATGTCCCAAGTGTGGTAATAATCACTTCTTTAAGCTTTTAACACAGCATAAAATAGAACATCTTGAAGGAATTTGGTATTCTATAGTGCGCTTGTGAACCTCCttcaacatttttgaaaggatCGTTTTCAGAGTTCATGCTTACTGTGCACTTTCAGTGACTATGCTCATGCAAGAAAGATTGGGACCAATGACTCGTCCCCTTGATAAAGGCCAGAGATCTTTCCTTCCACTTTCAGTGACTATGCTCATGCAAGAAAGATTGGGTCCAATGACTCGTCCCCTTGATAAAGGCCAGAAAGATCTTTCCTTACACTATGTCTGAATTGCTTCACTGGAACATTGTCAGTTTCAAGCTAAAAGATCTGTTCGTCATAGTTCTTTTGTAGTTAGAACTCACAAGTATTTAGTTATACCTGCCACTTGTAGAGCCAAAAAATTAGACAAACAATACGAACAGGAAACATCTAATCAAGCAAAGGAAACCATACTTCTCAACCAAATCCCATTCACTTACGTATGGGTGTTTTTGGGGTCTTTTATGTGTTTTAGATCATTTATAAATCCAGAACTAACGATTCAACATtgtaatattttaaacaatCGTTTAGCTTTGTCAGTCACTCTGACTCCGTCTGAGTCTGGAAACAAGCCAAAAGAGGAATTGACAGTCCAAATAAACTGTTAAACATATCTATATACTTTGGAAATGCAAGTGCTTCACCTGGTAGGTCATGTTCTTTGTCGAAGGAGCCCATTCATAAGCAATTCTTTTCCTTAAAAGTTCTGGGTCAGCCATTGGTGGAAGGCGAACATCGAACCCTGCCTCTGCTTCTGAGGGTTGCAGATTCATAACAAAACCCTGTGCAGACCATAATCATGAACACAAGAAAGGCAGAAGATAGGaccgttctctctctctctctctctctctctctcgatcgtTCTATATTCATCACTTTGTAAAAAGTTGTAATTTGCCTTTTATAATTATATACTACACTTGGTATTGACTAGGATAGCAAAGGGAAGGTAAAAGAAGGTCGGCAGGTTGAGGGTTCTCAAATATCTTACAGTAGGTGTCGGCGTACCGGCTTTCACGTACACAGGGTTCACTGATATCACTTCTGACTTTGGGACGAAACCTGCCTTCGCCATGTCAAACTGGTTCTCCCTAAAACGAGCGATAATCTCCATGCTCCGTACTAAGTTTTCCATTGCGCTACCATCGTACAACTTCGACCCATGGCCTGGTTTGCCCGACGAGCGGATGACCAACGACCATGGCAACCGATCCGCGTAGAAGACCCTAAATTCGCCAGTGGGTGACGCCTGGCCTTCGTCCAAAATAAACCCCACATTCAACTCCATGAATTCCCTAGATCCTACGAATCTCTTCGCACCATCAAGTCCCCCGATCTCTTCGTCTGGGACGAACGAGACATGGATGGTCCTGAGAGGGATGAAGGAAGACTTCTTCAGGTTCCTTAGGGCTTCAAGGTACTGCATTCCTATGCATTTGTCATCTTGGGAACCCCTGGCAAAAATGTTTCCAGATGGATCCTTGGTAGCGGAGAAGGGTGGGTATAGCCACTTTTCGGCCTCGGCTGGGACGGAATCCATGTGGCAATTCAGGAGGATGGACGGCAATGACGGGTCCTGTCCAGGCCATGAGAAGACGAGCACGGGCTTCTTCTCCACAAACTCGAGGACCAGCGTCTTAAGGCCAATGGCTTTGGCTTGGGAGACTAGGAATGAAGCTGCCGCTTCATAATCCGGGCTGGGGTGGCACGTCCTTATCCTGAGGTACCGCTGAAACCTTGAGGTGGGGGTTGAGGGTTTATCTGCTTCTTGATGCGAGCTCCCGCCGAacggcagcagcagcagcagcggacAGAGGAccaaaacaaaagggaaagcccCACCCTGCATGTCCTGGACAGGCGGCGACGGACTCCCCAACCACTGGCTCACCTGTCACTTTATTTTCCTTGACATTTCGATCGGAAAGCCGTACAACAAACGTTCAGATGGTGTTTGGCTACATGAGATTTAAAATGCCTGCTGGGGTGGAATAAAAGTTCCGCATGCCACTTCTATTTTGAAGCATTTTTGTCACTGGTTTGTTGCCCTGGAAGCTTTATTATGTAGACAATCGGCCTTGTCAACTGCTACACAAAAGCAACAATACTAAAGCCTTCAACGAAAATTGCGGAActtcaacaaacaaaaatgacCAAATATAAAAGATcaacttttc harbors:
- the LOC116257676 gene encoding uncharacterized protein LOC116257676; amino-acid sequence: MQGGAFPFVLVLCPLLLLLPFGGSSHQEADKPSTPTSRFQRYLRIRTCHPSPDYEAAASFLVSQAKAIGLKTLVLEFVEKKPVLVFSWPGQDPSLPSILLNCHMDSVPAEAEKWLYPPFSATKDPSGNIFARGSQDDKCIGMQYLEALRNLKKSSFIPLRTIHVSFVPDEEIGGLDGAKRFVGSREFMELNVGFILDEGQASPTGEFRVFYADRLPWSLVIRSSGKPGHGSKLYDGSAMENLVRSMEIIARFRENQFDMAKAGFVPKSEVISVNPVYVKAGTPTPTGFVMNLQPSEAEAGFDVRLPPMADPELLRKRIAYEWAPSTKNMTYQLIQKGPQRDYNGHPLVTFPNESNPWWKVFEEAVTASGGKLSKPEILASTTDARYAREMGIPTLGFSPMMNTPILLHEHNEFLNEAVYLNGVKVYESIIRMLSLCSLCSQQI
- the LOC126410234 gene encoding uncharacterized protein LOC126410234, with the translated sequence MADAIASIGPEFKMSSYHQLKGKILQDTVKEVSEHCDELKLCWKETCCSIMSDGWTDTRSRTLVNFLVYCPKGTMFLKSLDLSDVPKTAEILFNVFDNVVQEVGPANIVQFITDNVAHYRAAGDLLFQKYITFYWSPCVTHCVNLMLQDLNEMHDMKSAIDQCQEVTKFIYNLAYVLSLMRKFTKGVELIRPAQTRFATYVLTVQIVVKQRTPLRQMFASEEWAAYLHAHKRNASLVVDIIFNNVFWESCVKLLKVCVPLVKVFRLADSEDRPSIEYLYEAMDKAKEAIRDNLKKKKKSYIYSYGRL
- the LOC126410235 gene encoding uncharacterized protein LOC126410235: MRQSVVVLARTTMRPDLWWNRYGFDCPKLARFAIKVLSQTCSASGCERNWSVFQRIHSKKRNKLEHKRLNDLVFVRYNMRLKQRELQKTSARKHTSQFDPISLENFDDLEPWIEEEPATIFDDEDLECFKLEAEATEGFVDEGESATAGAEYVGEDLPILDNEDEDDEDYE